Within the Leptogranulimonas caecicola genome, the region CTCTTTGAAGCAGAGCATCTCAAGACTCGCTATCTGAGCCATGGAAAGCCTTTCTCGCCCTTCGAGGACGTGTCGTTTTTCTTGGAGGCTGGGGGTGTTTACGATCTCACCGGCCCCTCGGGTTCAGGCAAGACCACTCTTTTGAGAGTCTGTGCTCGACTGCTCCCCAAAACCGCCGGCACTCTGCGTCTTAACGGCCAGGATTCCGATGGGATGAGCCCGGTGGCCTGGCGCCGTCAGGTGTGTTTGGTGCCTCAGCAGAGCGTACTGGTGCCCGGCACGGTGGGCGACAACCTCAGGCTTCCCTGGACGCTCAAGGTCAACGCAGGCATCACTCCTCCAGCTGATGAGGAGCTGCAAGCGCTTTTGGACGCAGTGGATCTTAACGAGGTGAGCTGTCATATGGACGCCTCCCAACTCTCCGGCGGCCAGCAGGCGCGAGTGGCGCTCCTGCGGGCGTTTGTGACCCACCCAAAAGTGCTGCTCTTAGACGAGGTAGATGCTGGCCTCGATGATGAGTCGGCCAAGGCGGTGGGGCTTCTCTGCCGCTCTGTGGCACAAAAAGAAGGCTCGGCTGTGCTGCGCATTCGCCATAGGCCTCCCGACGGATTTGCCACCGCCACCTTTGTGCTGGCCCAGGGCGTGATGAGCCGCCGCGAGGCTGCAGGAAGGGACAAATCATGACTGGCGGTGTGGTAAACATC harbors:
- a CDS encoding ABC transporter ATP-binding protein; the protein is MLAEGLGDEVMALFEAEHLKTRYLSHGKPFSPFEDVSFFLEAGGVYDLTGPSGSGKTTLLRVCARLLPKTAGTLRLNGQDSDGMSPVAWRRQVCLVPQQSVLVPGTVGDNLRLPWTLKVNAGITPPADEELQALLDAVDLNEVSCHMDASQLSGGQQARVALLRAFVTHPKVLLLDEVDAGLDDESAKAVGLLCRSVAQKEGSAVLRIRHRPPDGFATATFVLAQGVMSRREAAGRDKS